A window of Phaseolus vulgaris cultivar G19833 chromosome 4, P. vulgaris v2.0, whole genome shotgun sequence genomic DNA:
CAAAGAATGTGCAAAACTTCGTATGGAGGAGCATTTTTTGCCGATTCAGCATCCCACACACAATCATAACTGACAACGGCCGACAGTTTATTGACCGAGTCCTACAGTCCTTTTATGACGACCTAGATATCAAGTCTGTCACGGCCTCGGTAAAACACTCGCAGACCAATGGGCAGGCCGAGGCCGCTAACAAGGTCATACTCAACGAACTGAAAAAGCGCATGGGCAAAGCAAAAGGCCGATGGACTGAGGAGCTGATCGAGGTACTTTAGGCGTACAGGTGCACCCCCCAGAGTACCACGCAGGAGACACCCTACAACCTGACATACGGGACCGAGGCCATGATCCTGGTTGAGGTGGTGAGCCCACCATACGACGGCAGATGTTCGACCTTACCCTAAACGAGGAAATCCTAGCAGTTAACCTCGATTTGGTAAGTGAGTTTCGTGACAAAAGCAGGATTCGGGAGGCCGCCTGCAAAATCCGGGCGTCCAGAGGGTACAACACAAAGGTCCGGCCGAGGAGCTTCCAGAAGGGAGACCTCTTATGGAGAATGCACAGCGATGCGAGAAAAAATAAAGGGAAATTCTCATCCAACTGGGAGGGGCCTTTCCGAGTCCAAGAAATCGCAAACGGGGGAGCTTATCACTTAGAATGGCTTTTGGGAAAAATTGTACCGGGACGTGGAAtcccacacacctcaagttctactacaactaaaattaataaagtcacgcactctttcctcacccCACCAGGAAGGTTTTAACAAGGCGTTTTCATCAAAGTACTGACATTGTTCTTCTGCAACCACTCGgctcggtctggatgaagccttaaccggcataccctgccgagaCCGACCCCTCAGgtttggtctggatgaagccttaaccggcataccctgccaacacctcCCTCGGCTCGGTCTGGATGCAGCCTTAAACGACATACCCTGCCGAGACCGACCCCCCAGGTTTGGTCtagatgaagccttaaccggcataccctgctgAGACCGACCCACCAGgtttggtctggatgaagccttaaccggcataccctgccggGACCGACCCACCAGGTTTGGTCTAGATGAAGCCCTgaccggcataccctgccaacacctctcGCGACAAGTGGTCGAACACCCATTTTCACTTTTTCGACTAACATCACAGTTAATGTGGTCGACCGCCCGATTCAACTTTCTCGATTAAACAATCGCAATTAATGGCCGACCGCCCATGCTTTACTTGTTCGATTCACATTGCAATTAACGGCCGATCACCCATGCTTTACTTGTTCGATTAACATCACAATTTTAAATGGTCGACCGCCCAATTCAACTAAAACCCGACTTGTTAACTTGTGAATTTTTATGCAAAACAAAGCCATTGCGAAAGAAAAGTGGGGCGGTATATTAATAAGCAGAAATTGGGCGATACATCAAAAAGCAAAATGAAGAGCCACATCCCGGGCTCAGAGGAAacaaaaaatcaagaaaaggcCACAACCCGGCCAAAGGCTAACCTAATCTTGGATCTCTACACATTCTCCCTCCTCGGCCTCGGCCTCAGCCTCCCCCTCCTGGGTCCCGGCCGGTCCAGCCTCTTAAGCAGTCAAGGCCGCCACCTCAGCACTCAGCACCAGCCGACCCTGGTAAACCTCACAATCGAGGTCAAAGTCACCAGTGGCCGGCGGCCCGCCATAAAGCACATGCGCTTGACACACGACTCGTTTAAAACATTGCTTCAGCAGCTCCTCGGCCTCCTCATAATTCTCATCAAGCTCGGCCTCGGCTTGATCTTTGGCGGCTTGAAGGGTGGCCAACTCAGCGGCTGAGGATGAGAGCTTCTCACCTCTCTCTCGGCCAACATCTTCAGCTCGGTTATCTCGGCAGCCGCCCTCAGCTTCTCAGCCTCCAATTGACGCCTTGCTTCCGCGGCCTCCTTCTGCGCCAGCTCCCTCTCGGCTGCCTCTTTAGCAATCTTGGCCGATAGGTCGTTATTCGCGGCCAAGGATTGCTTCGAGTCTTGAGTGGCCTCAGAAAGTTGGTGCTCCAACTGCGACACGTCCTCGGCCTGGCGGTCTCGCCCCTGAAGACAAAGTTGGACGAGGACGACCGAGCGGCACATCAGCTCGAAGTCGCTCCTTAAGAGGTCTGAGGGAGAGACATCTCGCAAGTGGTCGCCTAAGGTCGAATGACAACCTTCACAAACCTCTCCTTAAAGCGTTTATAGAAGAGGGCGAAGGAGTCAAACAACACACTGCCCAGCCGCTTGGCCAAAGAATGCCAAGCAGCCTTTTTGGCGGGGTGAGAAGTATAATAAGAAAGAAAGCAAGAGGGGGTGGGTGAAGGCGCATAACGTCACACAGCAGGCAAAAGGCTTGAAGGGACGCCCAGGTATTCGGGTGAACCTGGGTGGGAGCCACGTTGAGCGTCCGAAGGACGTCCATCGTAAACTCGTCAAAAGGAAGAGAGACATAAAGGTCTGTGAAAAAACAAGCGTACATGTAAAAAAAAGCGGGGCCGATACCCGGTCGCCCCATACACACGCTCTCGGTCGCCCCACAAGGCAAGACATCAAAGTAGCTCGAATACTCTTCCGCCTTTAGAATCGGATGTCAGGCCAAAAACTTGGTCATAGACACCTCGGTCCCATAGACGGACGAGATCTTGACTACTTTAGGATCCACCCAGCTGAGATCCTCTAAAGGGACGGCAATCGGGGGAGAGCTCGATCGGTCAACAGCGTTGGCCGGGACATCCCTCCTTACAACCTCCACCTGGGGTGACGCCTTGGCCACCCCAACCGAAGCAGGCTCGGCGGAGActtaagaagaagaagaagaagaagaagaagagaaagaagacgAGGACTTTCTGGACTGAGGAGGGCGACCGACAGGGGAGGACGGGTGACCCGAAGAAGAAGAGGTAAGGCGAGACTGCAACGACATGACTAACCTTCGTTAAAATAAAAGTGTGCGAGGGCGAAGCTTTGTGAATAGACCGAAAGGTCTCTCGGTTCTCAGAACAGTGGGCGAAGGAAGGCTCGGTTATCAAACAAACTCACTCAAAAAATGCAAGGTCTCGACACTGTTGAGGACCCCTATTAATAGGGCCCATGGGCCTCAGATTCTGAATCGACGCACCAATCTCAACCATTGGATCCAAGAGATCCAACGGTCCACAACACTTCCCGCCTGAAAAACCCATCATTAATGGCAGTCACGTCACGCTGCCTAGGGTCACGTCACGCTGCCTAGGGTCACGTCATACCTCGAGAAATAAAACAGTCGCACGATCAAGGGAGACCGACCGATACCCATCATCAAAAACTCATCGGGCACATCTTACATATGTGCCCTCAAGcttggggggcaagtgtaccggtatggGTGAGGTCGACCCCTGGTCCCCCTGACCGAGACCCACCTGGCTGCCCGAGACCTGGTCTACCTGACCGAGACCTGGGAGACTTGGCTGAGACGACGAGGCCGACGGTCTACCTGGCCGAGACTACGAGGTCGACGATCTAcctggccgagaccttagaagacttggtcGAGACGACCGAGGCCATGGGAacttggccgatggccgacccataTCGCCGTTaatgctcaaaccaaggtcagtgagGCTAATAcgtcattaagaattaggtaatgcaaccctaagcagGGTCCAATCCGATAAACGGGGCCAACAAGGTAGatccattagaataatataaatagcacgcatcccaaggagtaaggtacgtcatttattactgttcgcCTACCAGAACACcatcacccgctttactgacttgagcgtcggagtgccttcgcaggtacccccccccccccatccAGTGTTCACCCAAGACCAAGTGCCAAGGGAGAAGCGCGAAGACGAGAGGAACTCCTGTTCATCACCCAGcaacctgcccgaccgaaggaaggagacgaagacttcaatagttctctaggtcccatctccctagtaggagcatatacatagtacagtcatcgcagttcacaaCATAGCAAAAAAAGCAaaggtaagctagtgaaaataaaattttataatatacacaattaaatcaaaagagaacaccaaattacatggatcaatttctcaattattcaatcttcttcaaatcccaacataaaaCAATTACATAGATCTCATATGGCTCTACACATTCAGGATATTCAACAAATAGAATAACAACTTACGCCTttcggaagacccgtattaagtaagtcctaccagagactaacacctgatccaaataTTATCAgtgaatccaacagaaaggatcagggtaagttcaatacaacccaagtcgtgcatctcatatgtcacggtgtgcatgaactctcccatcagcttctcaccaccagatatagtctatgtgacttagatcatcaatgaagctccgagatctctgttaccacatatgtatcaatacttaatacacaaacaaacatcagtctatatattatcccaaatgtatgaattcaattacATACCACTTTCATCATACAGTATCATTCAAAATGCGatccaaaatattcaaaagtttatttaacataaaaaaaaaacacttaaatactaaaccatcaaaatctaatatttctacaagtttaaataatgtataaagaaacatcaaaatatataaacacacaacatccctgcaagagaaattgaatattgagaCCAAGTCCCCTCCATATCCATATCTTCTAGCCTAGgatactattaaaaaattaaagttagtttctcttaccttaattgtttgttttccAAAAAGGCTTTAGAATTTTATCCCCTTAGTGTGGATAAGTTTCAAGATTTAAGGGTTTAATGCAAGTTatatcttaaaataaattatggtAACATCGTAATATTAATTTGATTATGAATAATTTCGTTTATAACCTATTTTATCGACTAAAATCTATAATTTTAAGTATGATAAATGCCTATTATTATGGGATTTAATTCAGTTTTACAGTTTTAGGATTTGATTAGTCATGAGTAGTTTTGTTATTGTTACTAGTGGGTAGTTATAATATTGTGTTAGGCTATTATGTAAAGGCTATATAATAGCCATCTATTATTCAATAAAAGTGAGCACTTTATCTTATTATATCCACTCTTAAAAAAGGGCTTCTCTGTTTTTTaacatttggtatcagagctccatTACGGGGCCTGATTAAACCTAGAAGCAGCAGTCTTCTACGAGAGAAAATCATGTCAGAAAGTTCATTTGTGCAACCAGCAGTTCCTAAATTTGATGGGCACTATGATCATTGGGCAATGCTCATGAAAAAATTTCTACGCTCTAAAGAGTACTGGGGCGTGGTTGAAAATGAGGTTCCTGCAGCAGCAGAAGGTGTTGACCTCACAGATGCCCAAAGAAAACACATTGACGATCAGAAGTTGAAAGATTTGAAAGCAAAGAACTATCTATTTCAAGCATTAGATCGTTCTATCTTGGAGACGATAATTCATAAGGATACATCAAAGAACATATGGGATTCTTTGAAGC
This region includes:
- the LOC137838786 gene encoding uncharacterized protein; its protein translation is MSESSFVQPAVPKFDGHYDHWAMLMKKFLRSKEYWGVVENEVPAAAEGVDLTDAQRKHIDDQKLKDLKAKNYLFQALDRSILETIIHKDTSKNIWDSLKQKYQANKMKVNGEKNGDVVVVEKILRSLTPKFDYVVCSIKESKDTDTLTIDELQSSLLVHEQRMSYHIEEEHALKITYATQSRGRGRGRGRGKG